From the Lytechinus variegatus isolate NC3 chromosome 5, Lvar_3.0, whole genome shotgun sequence genome, the window ctagccactaacgcgtctctgtggtctagtggcaCTGGCActggcgttcaaagctgggggcccgggttcgattcccggcagagacattttttcggcatcaccaatttttcaaaagggtagatagctctggggaaccttgatttaagctacgcctaccattgttctcttcatccatttctttacaatatttgaataaaagagttgccaaagctgttgcatatgtataacttcacacatatCAGTATATCCACTGAATTGGACATTGGTATGCACTGTTTATAATTTGAGAATTTTGCTTAAGATCGCTATAAATTTCAATAAGAGCAAAATAAGAACATTGAAATTGATCATTCTGGTTGATGAAGACTCAATTTACCTCACCTTAACTATTGGATTTGGAAGCAGGAAGTCATTAGCAGCTAGAGCAAGAGCACCAACTAGACATCCAAAGAAGAACCCTTTAATAACTCTGCCTCTATTTGCTGACACGAGAAAAGGgtcaaaacaaatgaaattaatgtaAAGATAAAGTTACGAACATGCATCACATTTTCTCACTTACAATATCTAAGCATATCATATGGGAAATGTTTGCCCATTCAGAAAGCATTATAACACTTGTCACTTTAAGCATACAAAGGAGTTGAGAATTTCTGAATAATAATCTGCCTAGATAAATTTTCTATTAcagaatgccccccccccttcctcatTCGCCTTCATTTTTTcctgtctttttcttctttgcttTCTTTGTCACCTTCTCCTTTTTTgtcctctttctccttcttcaaTGCCTTTCTCTTCTTCACCTTTTTTTTGCCTTCTCCTTCGCCAccatctttttcttctcctccccctcctcatttttcttcccctcctccttcttcttgtTTATTACACTGATTACTATATGAAGAAATGTGTTGTGCAGTGCTTACTTTGCATACATTTTTCTAAATTAGAATTCAATTTCAACAAAATGATTGCCCATTGAAATATCTAAAATCAAATCTTTACTAAAACAATATACGAGGAAATTTTCAtgttaaaacataaaaaaaacttactcATTCTATTAGAAAATATTGCTCTGTTTGCTTGCTGTAATGCTTTTAACAAAGCTTCATCTGGTTCATGTTGTAATCCATTCTATGAATACAACaatgaagaagagaaagatgacaataaaatgtgataaatgcaataataatgattaacaaaataacatggaaatctCAGCTTTTcacttacatgtaattttctAAGGGCATATTCTCATTCATACAAAAGTTAATTGAGTAACATTCATACTATAATACCAGGACCATGTTTAATACATAAAATTGTTATCAATTGCAAGGTACTATATAACACTATTTAATAAATGACACTTTTCATCCTCTTGGTTGGCTTAGAGCTTACATGTAATTCTAGAATTTGTTTCTGATATCAAGCTGTGTCCTGTAGGCTTCATCAGCATTGTTATATTAAATGTATTATCAAACATTACATCCAAGAAGCCTGTTTTATCCTGGCATTTACCATAGAAACTGGGCTTCTctaccaatcaaaatcaggggGAAACCCTCCCCTGGAATGACAATCTGTTGAACTTCCCATGGGCCATCCTTGAATTCTTTGCAGTGACTCGAGTGAAATGAAGCCAGAAATTGTTTTTAAACAGTGTTAGTGTGTAATATACCAGCTGGAATTTCAAATTTAGTGTGTGTGATATGCTTACCTCAAATGATTCTACCGCTGCTCTATAGTGTTCTGCACCAAACTCGGCTAACCCTTTGTAGTAATAACCCTGTGGAACATACAAATAGAAACACTAGCTTTAGATATagattttatcaatatttacttTATCAATATTTACTTTATCAATATGTATCAGAGTAAACAACATGGCAACCACTGCCATCataaattattatcatcgtcataatcatcaacaccacaaccactactaccaccaatatcatgataatcatcatgtttcatcacaaccaccatcatcacaccATCAAGAAACACACCACCATTAATACTATAACAATTATCacccaccaccatcatcattgtatgcactgccaccaccaccaccattatcaccaccaccactatcaacattatcatcatcaaaaccaCTTCCAAAATGCTTCAACTAATATCATCACTACCAACATCATCACTGACTCCAACATCACTTCCATAATTACTATCCCTACCATCATTAGCAACATCCTCATTATCgctatcactatcatcattgaCACAATCAGCCTCACCAATAACTCCACCATGCATAATGAGGCCGTCATTATCACCACTTATCACCAAAGTCACCCCACCACCTCCATCATGGccaacatcatcattgtcatattttaaccatgaatattattcaaatgattttacAGCTTCACTTGCAAACTGGCCAGTGAAATCATCGACCGTAGGTCTATCGTTACCATCATTCCTTGACACCACCAAGTGTAATACCTTGTACCAGTCTGGCCTTAGGTCAATGACCTTATCTGCATCCCTGACTGCGTGGTAATGCTGCTGGATGATCCTGAAGCATTCTGAACGTTGGGCATACAACAGAGCATTGTCTGGATCTCCTTTGATCTCTTTGGTGAGCTCGATAATAGAACCCACTCCTCCTGGGCCAGGGCGATAAGACTCTTCTTCCCCCATGTTCAGTCACGCCTTAAGGGTTTGTATCTAAGCAAATGATAGAAGCTTTTGTTATTCAGAGGCAAGAGGAAAGttttttccaggggggggggggggcagacgtGTAGACGGTGTAAATCCGATTATTTAAGAGCTTGAAAGCATGGGAGCGAAGCATGTCATGGTGGCGCTTTACATCTATCTAAAGTACAATTGAAGGATTTTGTGCACACTTGTGTGTTTGAATTTTTCTATTGCCATGTTCAGAGTTTGCACTTTAATAACAAGGATGAATAACTCATCCATCTTcaaggagaggggggggggggggggctggggtaACATAGTACATACCCTGCCAGAAAAGAAAGCTCAGTGTCTTATTTGATTCACTATCTCATTTGTTAGAAGCCTTTTCAGGCCTAAAATACGATTGAAAAATCAGTCTATTTGGAGAGGGATATGCTCCACTGTGAATTACTTCTGCTCCGCGGCATCCCCGCTGTCAAACAATAGTCAGAGACAGAGGCTTTTGgtctatacttctactactatttttattttaaaatttgccCCCAAAACTTTAATCTTCAGTCTCTGTACTGTACATGGTTGTTCTGCTGAGCTACTTTGGCTCCTCTCACCAATACAGAAATGTCAGAAATAATTACATAATCCCCATGAAACAATGGTTATTTGTGTAGATTCTATAGTTTACAatttgtttggaaaaaaaacctagaataaaaaaggaaagggtAGGGTGTCTAATGTTAGTCTTTAGATCTAGTATTatactagaccaaaagcttcagtctctgttatgttggttgttcagctgaactccattggcttcactcacaaaatacagagaccgaagttctagcgctaTCTGTACAGGGGAATCAATGgccataggcctacatgttgaAACATGGAACTATGGAAGTGAAgttgcgtgacagccgaggtaagtcactgtttttgttcctttaaCTTGTTTTTCCcagttttttggcaattaatgcagagatgccaagttcaaagaccagctatgcgtgagattttctgtgaatttgagtgagatcacagacattgtgtacaatgtctatggggataggctgtgatagttgcgtgagacagagatttgaggggatgaacaagagtccaaaaagcttgagtctcacgcataatgcgcgagacttggtagctctgttaATGCCAAGGCAAGAGGGAATATTTATTTGCATTTCGGTAGCgttaattttcaagtttgattcataaagaaaaaaattgaagagcctCGACGTCCGACGGGGGaattttgcattgtaagtcccctaatggtggctgcttGATAGCGAGCCGTCCGTGTAcaaggagaaatttaaaaaataaataaataaaaaacttcttgaaacagatggctgccagctgtctagatcTACCAGCCCATGAAAAAATCCACTACCAAACTTGATTCCATACATAACTTTATTTCAGACCATAGACCTAGTACCGGTACTAGTACAGTAGgtcctagaccaaaagctttggtctctgttttgttggttgttcagctgaactccgttggcttcactcaccaaatacagagaccgaagttctagcgcgatctgtacaggggacttaATGGCCATATGtatatgtacttaagatcggataaacggggaagtgaatttgcgcgacagccgaggtaagtcactgtttttgttaccttcaacttcatttttctctgttttttggcaattaatgccaagagggaatataaatttgcattttgttcgcgttaattttcaaaatttttattcattaaagacaaaaattgaagagccccgacggggggattttgcattgcaagtcccctaaattttgatggtggctgcacgatagcgagccgtctgtgtacgaggagcagggttggcgattttttttatttttttttaaaaatcaaaaaaatcggatttatttgatttaaatcagattttttttatttaaatcagattttttttatttttttgaaaaaaagggtaattatccccccccttactcttacaatgacatcaatattgatgttatacatttcaccctaatattgttcttaaccacatattttgtaattaaaatccagtaaaaatgggcaattaaaaataaatttgaggaatcatgtatctgaacttaattctatcatacataggcctatgaaggaatattccatagggaattcccagtaagtagagaaaattcccctctgggatttttcattcaaatatttaaaaaatccaagagaaaaaatccccctaggtatcaaaactgccaacaaaccctttgccaattactagtattcatgtatattgtaagagaaataattcaaatcaattatttttttcaattagtcacagctttacaatagtcaaagagagactacaactgtatatgtttaggatctttttgataaaaagctcttctcttgctacagatatagatgcaaaactctcagttttggagaacaatataggagatagcttagtcaaagggtgactatactacattatgttactgtgatttttttacattaatctacaattttcattcccatattctctacaaaaaaaatctgtttgatccatgaagtatgaaaaagaatctacttacttttaacttaaaggataaaaactgcaaaactgcttaaattacaacatatgtattacaaaaagaagtattttattttaaatgagacacagcttacaactgccaatgattgtaactgaagtacctgcatcttaacattaaaatgcagtgttaaatgtttattctgagttttgcaaattgttgttatagagctctttccattattacatgcagatacaaaacttccattatttgtagcactgaacataaaatgggctgcagtgacttaaaaggtttataagagaaagcttatgactgtactacattatgttaatgtgatttttataattatgttatttaaaacatcaaatgtatgataaatgtaacaatacgaaataagaggcatgttaaatatgttgattacatgcaggtatcatttttttttattttacatgacagaagtagttatgtgtaggcgaaggatcaaaactggaaaactgccaacaaaccttttctcattgacttttatatattatatattttttttacaaactgctctctgaaaagttggattatgtgaaaactttatgttaaaaagaaattgactaataataactgacaaagaatcccggggggggggggggggggggcacttccattcacgagtggataccatgcgcgaccatgtggtctcgaaaagcaccctaaacacgtaatttccatattctgaaaatgcaccccttaacaatattggcgtgtgaaaccctacccttaacaagtattcgaaacaaaacgatatttttggcaaatattccctgaaatgaacccctaaacaagtacaggaatgttttattgttacgggtccttcggtcctTGGCTAAGTTACCTTATTtgatttagtacgaccccaccttctacaccccGCGctaatcggactctaaacacgtagtgttggggcaaaaaggacatcctttataagacattttaattttgtctcatcatccccgcaaattcgaccctaaacacgtaattttcctagtgaaatagataccctttttttattatttttgcgtttttgacacccttatcatgttacgtacgtaacgtgccctatcgtgaaaaagacatcctttttacgtgtttttttggtcgcgcatggtatccactcgtcaatgtaagtggccccccccgggcaaagaatgtaaaatttcagaagaaaaactcgacataatttacaaaaaatgagtacctattgacaacatacatctgtagtttttaaggaa encodes:
- the LOC121415817 gene encoding uncharacterized protein LOC121415817; this translates as MGEEESYRPGPGGVGSIIELTKEIKGDPDNALLYAQRSECFRIIQQHYHAVRDADKVIDLRPDWYKGYYYKGLAEFGAEHYRAAVESFENGLQHEPDEALLKALQQANRAIFSNRMTNRGRVIKGFFFGCLVGALALAANDFLLPNPIVKNVFLKFILFSAWGYAGTELAKKYITMLENDRDQRLLAPDALFPFTSDTEPSSKRKAKSVSTGTSMDPPTEDKSTVRTRRGRPQDKTS